The segment AGcgtcaaaatgtgtttatgggGTTGTCAAATGGTCTCACCGCAGAGGATTTCGCATTATTTAAGCTGTTGCAGGTTGATACACTACATTTACACATCAAACTACGCCTCAACAAATAGAATCAATAGCAGGGTGCACAGGCTGCAGGTTACAACCTTCAGGTATATTCCCAACACAAACATCCATCCAGCGACCAAAGGTACGATAAAAGTAGGTCTTGCCTCTTATTTTGCAGTCATTTTAAATCCTGTCTAACCCATCGCTGCCATCCTTTAGAAAGGGTTTCCTCGCATGGTGGGAATAAAAGATGCCCCGTCCgcccttgttttgttttggagtcCTTAGCCCTGCTCTTCCACTCTGGTTAGCTCGCTTTCCTCCAGGTTCGTAATTCTTGGTGATTtcttaaatgcacaaaaatggaTGCaatgggagagaggggagagaggggagagagaggaaacaatCCAGATAGGAAGAAGGGGCGGAGCTCTGGAAACACGTAGAAGAATAGACGGGAGCTGTTGAAGGGGAGAGGACGCGCTGGCTGTTCATTGACAGCAGGCGCATAGCAGCCGCAAAACATGGACTGGAAGGCCGCGCGTACAGCTGGAGTGAACTACACTGTTACAGGAAAAGCATCATCCATATTTCATTAGAGGATCACGAGCCCCATGAAAGGGCCAATATAAAGTGGCAagataaatacagaaaatgacTAACCCCAAGTGAGACTGGATTTCCTGTCACAAGTACCCAAGTTTCAGAGAATAGGGACACATGCTTTTGATTGGTCACTAGAGAGTATATGAAAGTAACCCATCCGGATTAAAAAACatggaagtttttttttttaattttagataATACACCCAACAACATTGTACAAGCTGATAATGTTTAGCTTTGCAATCAAGAGTCAAAATCTGATATACTTCCATTGATACTATTGTCACTTTGGTCCTGCCTGGTCTGAGTGAGATCTCTCAGGCCGCTGATAGGATTTGAAAGTCAACATTAAGAGGATAGAGCCTACCTCATTAGAGCTGTGTCTGAGTAAATTAGCACTGATCCAAATCATCTGCAGTTCAAACAAAAAGGAGTAGTTTGAACTTTGCGATAAAGAGTATTTATTTGCCATACAAACATTGTTGAATATTggtttattttcataattttacaaATGTTAAACACACtgtaccaaaaaaaaacaaaaaaaaccaaacatgttTACGGGAATTCCAGGTCATATCTCAAAGGAAAACAGGCATTAGGATATAGAAAACTGTCTCCCACACTCTTCTTTTCAACTTAATTTAACATGTTAGGGCGGactgtaaatatgtaatgtgcACAATGTATCATTTACAATtagacatacttacatacatactctCCTATGATTAGAAGGATAGAGGAAAACTAGCAGATATGTCTTCCAGTATGTCCAGACAGCAAAAGGTATTGATCCAAAGTTACAATAATAAATATCTATTTGACAACAGTCACCAcatgcttctctctctctgtgaccACAGGGACAGATCCAGGTTTGCTGTGCTTGCGGACGTTTCTCTCCCTTggtgaaaagaaaaagaataaaatattagGCGTTTGCTTTTGTCTGAAAATATAGAGTACAGAGGAAGGGAGACAAGCAAAACATGAAGGAGGTGGGGGGAAGTGGCTAGACTGTTGACCTAACACCTACATCACTGCCTACACTAATGTACTCAGAAAATAATGCATAAAGCAGAGATAGTAAATCATTCCCAGAACAAACACACCTCTAAGCTTTCACAATACTGTcagtaattacaaaaacaacccCAGACCGAGCCATGAATCACTGGACAGCAGGGCAAACTGGGACAATCAATCCACCCCACAAACTGGAGCAATGACTATGTAAGGCCTACAAAGTCTGTGTCATGGGGCAAGGTTAGTCTGGGAAATTGTCCATTAGGGAACCCTGATTGTCCCAGTGGCAACATGTTCAAAAAGGTAACACAAGGGTGTTTGAGAGAAGGGTGGCTTTGGTAAATAAGAGTGAAAGTAAATGATACATACTTTCTGCGGCGAGCCTCCCTCATAACTCGCAGCTCCTTGGACTGGTGGTACACTGTCTTTGGGAGGTGTCGGTGATGGGCAATGCGTTTGATCTGAGGGTGATGCTGAAACTTCTCTTTCAGCTTCTGGCTGTAGTTTATAGCCTCCCTTTCTCGGTGCGTCAGCTGTGGGTCagagaaaagtagaaaaactAGTTATGAATGAACAGCTTTCATGGTTGTATGTGAACACATGAGTTTCTTCATTTTCCAAGAATATTTTGTGAGCATGTCACATACACTGTACCCACtacaaaaatgtacaacaaAAAATCTTATTTCACTTTGTTGGAAAAATACATCTATATGTAATGCTGTTTATTATTCAATTTTAGCACCActatgtaaacaaaatgtaaaataaaaatatgaagtcAGGAAACAAACACAAGGTTAAGCTATATATCCCTTACACATAAATCTACTATGGAGATGAGTCAGCTGCATATTGCAGGGATGTGTAAGATACAGGTCACACTTATACTGTGACTGTAAATGACATGAATCATCACTGGTGtagcatttaaaaatatatgatctttttgtttagttttgtttaatttttttttatcttcctTGTTTAAAGACTCAATTAACTGCTGTCATTGTTCAAAAGCTCAATGCAGGAGACCATCTATGTTGCCATGTCAACTGTGTTCTCCAAATAAATTAGTATTGGTTAAGCCAGGTCAGTCATATACATTTTATGAAATATAAgcatagaataataataaactttacTGTATGGCAAATCATTTGCATTTAAGAGATGTATGCATTCTTAGAAAAGGTTCAACGGTCTGTTGGAAACACTTTAACTATGACTACAATAATATTTTCTGACAGATTTCCACATTATGCTGTCTCAACACTGGCCAGTGCAGCAGCACAGTGACCTACTCATCAAAACTGAATCAATGTCTGTTAAAAGTGAAGACACCAGCTCAACATCATCCCGTCCTGTCCATTCACTCATAACCCCCGCCCTCAGCTCCTTGGCTCGGGCTGCTCTGCTCGAAGGCTTTTATTCTAATTAAAAGCAATGATTTGTCGTAGATTCAATTTACTGGGGGAAGATGTTAGATGCTGATCTTTTTGCAGCAGACATTTCCCCTGGATATATACTTGTGGCTAGTCCACTAACTGAAGAAAACATTatgtacaattttaaaaaaataaagagggATGCAATAAGGAGTGTATATTATGCCATTACTATATGACCTACTACACACCGAATTGAATTCATTTTGAACATACATTACAAAAAAGTAATGACATGTTTAAACCTTAAGATAATTGCTTCgaacagcattttttttctttcattaacagACAGAAACTTTTGCATGTATTATGCCAGAATTTATTGACTTGTATGAAAGCACAAGCTTTGAGGAAAAATAATAGCTAGCCTTTCTGTGCATCAAACAAACATTCAACATGTCTCTGTGCAATTATGTCTGATAAAGCATATGACAATACCCGTTTGAGATCCAGTCACGTGAGTGACAAAGCTTTGAATCGGCACCTCAGCAATTCATTATAATTAAAGACCCTTTTCGGTTCAACTTGATTGTTAATGTTTCATTATGCTTGGTGTAGCTTGCTTTAAGTGATTGGCCGATTCAAACTGCTGATAGGAGGACTTGTCTGATCTCTTTAAGTGCAACGCTTGCAAATAAATCTCCTCCTGAGGAGTGACAGTAAAACAAGTGCCAAAAGCAGCCTAGTTTTCCACTCTGAAGTTAAGTGTGAGGGAATCTAGGGATGAAAAATGGCTTTTGAGATGGCACACAAGATGCTTGAGATCTTTATTATTCAGTCATAACTGCTATTTGGAACACTGGAACAGTTCCCAGCAATTTATAGGATGTAAAACCCAGGATGTAGTGTACAGCTGGGAATAAAATACTGCCAGGGCCATTATTTATAACAATTCAACCTAAAACAAGCAATAATATAGTAAATCAAGCAGTGGGGTTTCCCAGAAATCCCCAGGAGTTTTCAGTGTATTGGTAAACACACCCAACAGCCACTGTCTTTTTATCATTCTAGTTCAACCTGGTATTTATGCCGATGAGCCAGTTGGTACATTGTACTTATTGAGAGTGATTCCACCTCAAGTCAGCATCCATCACTGCATTTGGCAAATGTACTGGCTACCTCCTGGCACAGTTACCCACATTCAACAGTGCCTATGTAGGCAAAAAGCCACTGCTGTGTTAAAGAAGTGACTCTAAATGCCAGAGAAAGAGGACACTTTGGCCCTGAAAAGTTTTATTCAGTAAATAAAAAGAGTAGTGAACTTACCACTCCAAGTTTCTCTGAGGCATTGGCTTTCCATAGTCGAATGTTCATCTCATCTGAACcgcttaaaatatatttgttgtcTGCAGACCATTTTATGCAGATAACATGCTGCATGCGCTTGGTATGATAGACCTCTCTGGAGAggataaaacaaatgaaacatgtCTGAAACATGGGTAAGCATAAACAAAATTCATATAAATTCTTTTGCCTATAGAATAGACTAACATTCTCTTGTGAGGTTCAGATCAACACTGACCTGCTGTGGCCTCCATCCTTGGGGAAGATCCGTATGGTTTTGTCAAAACTGGCGGACACAAACTCTTTTCCAGTTGGTGAAAAGTCAACATCCAGAACAGCAGAGACATGGTCCATGTGCACTGTGACCGGCTGTTCCAGGTTCCTCATGTCATAAGTGTAGAGACTAAAATGAAGcaccaaaatatatttaaatagttACAAAAAAAGCCCCATTACTATACTTACTATACCCTTGCATGTTCACTCACTTATAGTCTTCATTTGCACAGGTAAAGTAGTATGCTTCCATTGGGTTCCAGCAAAGTGTGTTACTCCTCATTGTCATTACAACCTATCGGGACACGTGCATATTAAAAAGAAGACAATGACATTGGTCAAGCAATGGCCAAACGTACATTATACCTTTTTGAGCGGAGTTGCTTCCCTCATATCATAAAGCACTATACTTCTGTCGGAAGCACAACTTGCAAGCAGCTCAGTCTGTTGATAAAAGTTAAGGAAACATTTTTCTTGAAGAAAAGAAGTCAAATTAAAAATAGCAGTTATTCTTTGGTGTTACCTCCACGGGGTTAAAACGAACAGAGCTGAAGCTGTCCACACCCCAGGTAAAAGAGCGGATAGGactgctcctctgctcatcCCAGATGTCCACCTGCTGGCCACATGTTGCAAAGACACCTTCCTGTCTGTGGTGGTCCAGACCTGTGAATACAGTCTGAAGAAATGCATCCTTTTCATCAAACCCATAGAAATATCAGAaatcaaatgtgaaatttgtaAACCATACTTTTCCTAGAATAGTGTTTAGtggttcttcttcttcaccataTTCTGGAGACTGAATTTTCCACTGTTTGATTGTTTTATCATCACCAACCTGCATTAAAAGGAAGATTGCATCACTTTTAAGGTCAGCTCGTGTAGACGTACATATCAGGTACATATCAATAACCAGATGTTCTTTGTACAATGTGTTTAATTGTAACTTACAGTGAAAAAAGATGTCCCACAGAACCGAACAACTATTCCTCGAACAAACCCTTCATGAGCTTGTATTGTTCGGACACATTCACGTTTTGTCAAGTTCCAGATTTTCAACTAGGATAAAATGGGCAGTTGATTAGATTCTTATATTACTGTGTAGATTAAACAGACAGCTTATTCAGAATCCTACTTAATTAAACTAAGTTAAGGTAAGTTGTTATTTACTATACTAATTGCATTTTAGAAGGTTAAGGTAAAAGCAGACCGCAGTCATGTTACTGTTGTAATGGGGTCCGCATCTTCATTACAACGAATGATCATGCATACCGCTCAGCAGCGCACATTAGAgcagacaaaaaaacatgagcacCTTACAGACTTGGACACAAATCGCTGCCCGGGTGGTTaccaaaaatacagtttttgccattttcaaGTGTACTGGATAGCCAGCACTTTTCCAGCCCTCTACTAAGAGCTGGTTGGTTAGTGTGAAGATCAAATCTAACAGAACGGCAAACATCACAGCAGGATTCAGTCTGTCTGGCCAACGTTTAGATTTAGAAGCAATTCCTGCTCTATGGATTGGATTTTATGTATTGCACTTATTAACCCTTATTCAATTTTGTAACTTGCATGAGTTTTTATGAAGGGTTATTTTATTTCTGAATTTGTTATAGTTGAGGTGTCAATTTTTGGCATAAAACTATTTAACCAGAAGTATTCatacatacattatacatttgggttgaaacaaattattattatgaactaTATGAATAGGTCCTATTTGGAGACAAAGGGCCTATTTCACAAAGCAAGTTGAACTAACACTGAATTTAACACCTGATTCAGAATTATCATACTCAGATAGGATGAACTCAAGAGTTTCCTATTTCAGAAAACAGGTTTGGGGCAGAGTTAGACCACTTGCAGATGAATAATTAGTATGTTGCATTAAAACATATCATTTTTCACAGATGTATTTTTAGCTCATTAAAtactattttaaaacttaaagcAATTTTACACACCATCACTTTTGGAGGGTCAAAAcataaactgtacttttatatGTGACATTAAATTAAGGCAAGATTTAACTAAATTGCCTATTGCTTGATATACAGCTGATGAACCTGACCAAACTAACAAATTTATCATAAGCAGTGAATTGTGTTGTATAAATGTTATTACAATTTGTAATTTATAACATAAGTACAAAATACATTCACTTAAGGTTAACCCTCATCATTAAACtttgttttaactgtttttaaatttttggaAATGGGGAAgtgaactgtccaatcagaggtCCCCTTTGGGAGCAGACTTGTTAAACTCTGGGTTAGAGGAGTAACTTAATCTGCTCTAAACCAGGTTAGGTTCACAGAGTGAGTTACAATAGTGACTCTCAGAGTTTATCTCTTTTCAGGGTTAACAAGGTTTGGACTAAACCTTATTGAAACGGGGCTAAAATGTACCTCTCCATCACAGGAGCCAGACAGTAAACTGGACAGACGGGTGCTGTGTTTTGCCATGCAGTTTACTCCATCTCGGTGTCCATCCAAAGATGCCAAAAAAGGCTTAGCAAAAACTCTTTCCAACTTGGTGGCATTTAGAGCCCTTGTGTATTCTCTGTTGACTTCAAATGGATGAAGGCTGGGGTCATAGTTTCTAGGAACTGCAGACAGAAAAGAGTTCAACAGCTCACCATGAGCCATTTAAATAATCATAGTTAACTAAATTACATAGAATTTAGCAAAATATGTCAAAGGCAACATCAGAGTATATAGTCTCAACCAGTGGTAGAACATAGTaaggtaaaagtagtaaagtattgtacttaagtaaagattttaggtatctgtactttatctaagtaaattttacagtggatactttttacttttacttcactgcatttgagagaaggtatctgtactttcgactccactacatttttaataggATTGAGAAGTATTTTTATCACTATTTagatctgctgaaaagactggtttgagcaaacaaaaatatataaataataaaaacagctggatcAATACATTCAATTTTTTTctattcagcacaaatcttgatcaaaatcGATACATTGTAAGATGtgtaagacctcaaaatatgcgcAAAATggttttacttttcactctttacgTGCATTTTTAGACGGGTgcgttaatacttttacttaggtagatgttttcatgtgatacttttacttgagcatttTATGCTCCGGTATCTATACTtctactaaaataacaaaattgaggACACTTTCCACCACAGGTCTCAACAAACCTTTGCATGGGTATTACCATAAACGGTTTGTAGCCCATATAATAACAAGGCTAGCATCTACATTATACATCACACACAATAATCAAAGAAATGCGCTCTACTGTAGACACCGGCACCGTTTTCGTTAATTCCACATTAACGAATGGTGAGTGCTTATTTATATAAGGCTAATGTATTCTTATCCATGCACACTGCTGTGTCGACAACTTTTAGTACGCTGTTTAGCTGAAAAGCTAAAGTTAACATTAGAGCCAGTCCACTTACCTCGCTGAATATCATATTTGGTCTCCCGGACATAATCATCCGGATTCCGCGACAGGACTTTAACTTTCATTTGGAAATATAGATACTCAACAATACTGTAAGTTTGGTtgatttaaaagtgtaaaacaaaaatcagcaaTGATGTGAAAACAAGCTGCCATGTGTTTTACAAGAGGAGCTTAACcgcggtgcattgtgggatgcTCAGTCCTCCAAACCGTTTGTAGTGAAGCTACAAAATGTAGCCGTATTAAGATCCGGgaaaaatagttgttttttttaagtgtctCATCCGGTCCCATTTCCATTAAAATATACATTGTTTAAATCAACAGATATGTACGTTGGTTAAAATAATAACGATCATCATAATCAAACTTTATGATCACATAACGGGTTTTAACCGATATGAACCATGGATCTAATTTGAACGTGTATTTATTGTGAAAGTTTCTATCGGATGTAGTTGTTGGTGTAAAACTTTACTACGAGAAAGGTCAGGAGCTAAAGCTGAAAACTTGGTCATGAAATCTGTGGGCGCTAGACGCAGAGTGGCGCATGTTATACATGTGGCTCGCACAGCACGTTTTACCCGTGGGGGAACGGCAAGATACTGGGACTTTATGGGTTATTTGTATGATTATTGACGTGTGTGCTATTATCTAAGTGCTATTCATTATTTGTAAATGCCGCTAGCTGAAGCTAGCTTGTGTAACTCACTGTAAACATGAGCCCCACTTCAAACCCTGGCGCCGTGGCAGTGTCCAAGGCTGCACTGACGGGGGAGGCCGCCCCCACCGTGACTTTAGCCGAACACCTCCAGCAGGTTTTCGTTCATGTGAAGGTGGGGAACT is part of the Periophthalmus magnuspinnatus isolate fPerMag1 chromosome 16, fPerMag1.2.pri, whole genome shotgun sequence genome and harbors:
- the dcaf13 gene encoding DDB1- and CUL4-associated factor 13; translated protein: MKVKVLSRNPDDYVRETKYDIQRVPRNYDPSLHPFEVNREYTRALNATKLERVFAKPFLASLDGHRDGVNCMAKHSTRLSSLLSGSCDGELKIWNLTKRECVRTIQAHEGFVRGIVVRFCGTSFFTVGDDKTIKQWKIQSPEYGEEEEPLNTILGKTVFTGLDHHRQEGVFATCGQQVDIWDEQRSSPIRSFTWGVDSFSSVRFNPVETELLASCASDRSIVLYDMREATPLKKVVMTMRSNTLCWNPMEAYYFTCANEDYNLYTYDMRNLEQPVTVHMDHVSAVLDVDFSPTGKEFVSASFDKTIRIFPKDGGHSREVYHTKRMQHVICIKWSADNKYILSGSDEMNIRLWKANASEKLGVLTHREREAINYSQKLKEKFQHHPQIKRIAHHRHLPKTVYHQSKELRVMREARRRKERNVRKHSKPGSVPVVTEREKHVVTVVK